The following coding sequences are from one Sphingomonadaceae bacterium OTU29LAMAA1 window:
- a CDS encoding sterol desaturase family protein: MLLAVTLSALAMTLIVGVRYLIVSGAFAAATRVRHPGLYTGLDAQMRREVAWSLASAAIYGIPAGVLAWGWRAHGWTRVYTDLHDWPLWYLPVSVALYLILHDTWFYWTHRWMHRPAVFKAAHAVHHASRPPTAWAAMAFHPLEAVTGAVAIPLLVLAIPIHVGALGFVLTVMTVMGVTNHMGWEVFPRFMWRGPLGGWLITASHHQRHHEQYGCNYGLYFRFWDRLCGTDRGIGDFARSHAKVAAARTDRGPVARRDAGAGRGADRAA, translated from the coding sequence ATGCTGCTCGCCGTAACCCTGTCCGCGCTGGCGATGACGCTCATCGTCGGCGTGCGGTACCTGATCGTATCGGGCGCGTTCGCCGCGGCGACGCGAGTCAGGCACCCCGGTCTCTACACGGGCCTTGACGCGCAGATGCGGCGCGAGGTCGCGTGGAGCCTCGCATCGGCCGCGATCTATGGCATCCCCGCCGGCGTGCTGGCGTGGGGGTGGCGGGCGCATGGCTGGACACGGGTGTATACGGACCTGCACGACTGGCCGCTCTGGTATCTGCCGGTGTCGGTCGCGCTCTACCTCATCCTGCACGATACGTGGTTCTACTGGACTCACCGCTGGATGCATCGGCCGGCGGTATTCAAGGCGGCGCATGCGGTCCACCACGCCAGCCGCCCGCCGACCGCATGGGCGGCCATGGCGTTCCATCCGCTGGAGGCGGTGACCGGCGCTGTGGCAATTCCGCTACTGGTGCTGGCAATTCCGATCCATGTCGGCGCTCTGGGCTTCGTGCTGACGGTCATGACGGTTATGGGCGTCACCAATCACATGGGTTGGGAGGTTTTCCCAAGGTTCATGTGGCGGGGGCCATTGGGGGGATGGTTGATCACCGCCAGCCACCATCAACGCCATCATGAACAATATGGGTGCAATTATGGGCTCTACTTCCGTTTCTGGGATCGCCTGTGCGGCACCGATCGCGGCATCGGCGACTTCGCCCGGTCGCATGCCAAAGTGGCGGCTGCCCGTACGGATCGCGGCCCTGTTGCCCGTCGCGACGCTGGCGCTGGGCGCGGCGCCGATCGCGCGGCTTGA
- a CDS encoding GNAT family N-acetyltransferase, which produces MTAPTLTTDRLTLRAHGPDDLDALTAMWNEPAVYRMIGGEPRSREEVWIRLLRSIGQWQAFGYGSWVVCDGPAVIGEIGLIEARRAIDPPLTLPEVGWTLAPDAHGKGYAYEALTAALAWADRQGITRTTCIIDPANAASRKLAAKIGYTHVRDTTYKGHPVHVLER; this is translated from the coding sequence ATGACCGCACCCACGCTTACGACCGACCGGCTGACCCTCCGCGCGCACGGACCGGACGATCTCGATGCCCTGACCGCGATGTGGAACGAGCCCGCCGTCTACCGCATGATCGGCGGCGAACCCCGTTCGCGCGAAGAGGTCTGGATCCGCCTGCTCCGCTCCATCGGGCAATGGCAGGCGTTCGGCTATGGCAGCTGGGTGGTATGCGATGGCCCGGCCGTCATCGGCGAGATCGGCCTGATCGAGGCTCGGCGTGCGATCGACCCGCCGCTGACGCTGCCGGAAGTCGGCTGGACCTTGGCCCCCGACGCGCACGGCAAAGGTTACGCCTACGAAGCCCTGACCGCCGCCCTCGCTTGGGCGGACCGGCAGGGCATCACCCGCACGACATGCATCATCGACCCGGCCAACGCCGCATCGCGAAAGCTGGCAGCGAAGATCGGCTACACGCACGTCCGGGATACGACGTACAAAGGTCACCCGGTCCACGTACTGGAGCGATAA
- the crtY gene encoding lycopene beta-cyclase CrtY produces the protein MGRTIPCDVAIVGGGLAGGLIALALRSKHPDLDLRIVDAAETLGGDHVWSFFGSDVSQGDRWVIAPLVVHAWRGYDVAFPNLGRQIDATYYSLTSERMDAVVRAALPDGAAMLGRKVLATSATAVVLADGDRIEAKGVIDCRGPGDLAVLELGWQKFVGQELALAEPHGETGPRVMDATVEQIDGYRFVYCLPFTERSMFVEDTYYSDTPDLDGAAIGVRIADYAKSRGWQVGDVVRGEAGVLPITLGGDFEGYWRSTGANVAKAGMRAGLFQPATGYSLPDAVRLAIRLAGEGDLSGAALARFTHDYARAAWKRGGFYRMLNAMMFRAGDPAERWRIIERFYRLDPTLITRFYAGRSSFKDKARILTGKPPVPVGRAIKVLRTTAWR, from the coding sequence ATGGGCAGGACGATCCCTTGCGATGTGGCGATCGTCGGCGGCGGGCTTGCCGGCGGCCTGATCGCGCTCGCGTTGCGATCGAAACACCCGGACCTCGATCTGCGGATCGTCGATGCGGCGGAGACGCTGGGCGGCGATCACGTCTGGTCGTTCTTCGGCAGCGATGTCTCGCAAGGCGACCGCTGGGTGATCGCGCCGTTGGTGGTCCATGCGTGGCGCGGCTACGACGTCGCCTTTCCGAACCTCGGCCGGCAGATCGATGCGACCTATTATTCGCTGACCAGCGAGCGGATGGATGCGGTGGTGCGCGCCGCGCTGCCGGACGGCGCAGCGATGCTCGGCCGCAAGGTGCTGGCCACGTCGGCGACTGCTGTGGTGCTGGCGGATGGCGACAGGATCGAGGCGAAGGGTGTGATCGACTGCCGCGGGCCCGGCGACCTCGCCGTGCTCGAACTCGGCTGGCAGAAATTCGTCGGGCAGGAGCTGGCGCTGGCCGAGCCGCATGGCGAAACCGGACCGCGGGTGATGGATGCGACGGTCGAACAGATCGACGGCTATCGCTTCGTCTATTGCCTGCCCTTCACCGAGCGCAGCATGTTCGTCGAGGATACCTATTACAGCGACACGCCGGACCTGGACGGCGCGGCGATCGGCGTGCGGATCGCAGACTATGCCAAGTCGCGGGGCTGGCAGGTCGGCGACGTCGTGCGCGGCGAGGCGGGCGTGCTGCCGATCACGCTGGGTGGCGATTTCGAGGGCTATTGGCGCTCGACCGGCGCGAACGTTGCGAAGGCGGGGATGCGCGCGGGGCTGTTCCAGCCCGCGACCGGCTATTCGCTGCCCGATGCGGTGCGGCTCGCGATCAGGCTGGCCGGCGAGGGCGACCTGTCGGGCGCGGCGCTGGCGCGGTTCACGCACGATTATGCGCGGGCGGCCTGGAAGCGGGGCGGATTCTACCGCATGCTCAACGCGATGATGTTCCGCGCGGGCGATCCGGCGGAACGTTGGCGTATCATCGAGCGCTTCTACCGTCTCGACCCGACGCTGATCACCCGCTTCTATGCCGGGCGATCCAGCTTCAAGGA